From the genome of Duffyella gerundensis, one region includes:
- the modA gene encoding molybdate ABC transporter substrate-binding protein — MSVNWSRWLAGAALLTAGGHAVAAENITVFAAASLTNALQEIAQQYQQDKPVKIVASYASSSTLARQIEQGAPADLFISADQQWMDYAQQKDALDNASRTTLLGNELVLIAPSAGKPQPVTLNAQTNWKTLLHGERLATGDPDHVPAGIYAKEALQTLGAWDQLSPSLARANNVRAALALVERNETPYGIVYGSDAVASKKVTVVGIFPESSHKAVEYPLAIVKDRGTPAVTAFYQYLKSPQASAIFKRYGFTPRR, encoded by the coding sequence ATGTCTGTTAACTGGAGCCGCTGGCTCGCGGGTGCGGCGCTATTGACCGCTGGCGGTCACGCCGTCGCCGCAGAAAATATTACCGTGTTTGCCGCCGCCTCGCTGACTAACGCCCTGCAGGAGATTGCGCAGCAGTATCAGCAGGATAAGCCGGTGAAAATCGTCGCCTCTTACGCTTCGTCTTCCACACTGGCGCGGCAGATTGAGCAGGGCGCACCAGCCGATCTGTTTATCTCTGCCGATCAACAGTGGATGGATTATGCGCAGCAGAAAGATGCGCTGGATAATGCCAGCCGCACGACGCTGCTGGGCAACGAACTGGTGCTGATCGCGCCCAGCGCAGGTAAGCCGCAGCCGGTTACCCTGAACGCGCAAACCAACTGGAAAACGCTGTTGCACGGCGAACGGCTGGCAACCGGCGATCCCGATCATGTGCCGGCGGGCATCTATGCCAAAGAGGCGTTGCAGACGCTGGGCGCCTGGGATCAGCTGTCACCTTCGCTGGCGCGGGCCAACAACGTGCGGGCGGCACTGGCGCTGGTGGAACGCAATGAAACGCCTTACGGCATCGTTTATGGTTCCGATGCGGTCGCGAGTAAAAAAGTGACCGTGGTGGGCATTTTTCCTGAATCGAGTCACAAAGCGGTGGAATATCCGCTGGCAATCGTTAAAGATCGCGGCACACCGGCCGTTACTGCTTTTTATCAGTACCTGAAAAGCCCGCAGGCTTCCGCTATTTTTAAACGTTATGGATTCACGCCTCGTAGATGA
- the galK gene encoding galactokinase — MSLKTLTNDIFNEQFGYQPTHTIQAPGRVNLIGEHTDYNDGFVLPCAIDYQTVISCAKRDDRQVRVIAVDYDNQQDHFSLDEPILSLPEPMWANYVRGVVKHMQQRCPEVGGVDMVISGDVPQGAGLSSSASLEVAVGTVLQQLWHLPIDGAAVAVNGQEAENQFVGCNCGIMDQLISALGKQDHAMLLDCRTLGTRPVPMPDNVAVVIINTNFRRSLVGSEYNTRRQQCETGARFFSQPALRDVDINQFKAVENELDADVAKRVRHVLTENARTLEAADALSKGDLKRMGELMAESHASMRDDFEITVPPVDTLVEIVKAEIGDRGGVRMTGGGFGGCVVALMPEELVEGVKAAVAAQYEAKTGIKETFYVCKASAGAGQC, encoded by the coding sequence ATGAGCTTAAAGACCCTGACCAACGATATTTTTAACGAGCAGTTTGGCTATCAGCCAACCCACACTATTCAGGCGCCGGGCCGCGTGAACCTGATTGGCGAGCACACCGATTACAACGACGGTTTTGTGTTGCCTTGCGCTATCGATTATCAGACGGTGATCAGCTGCGCGAAACGCGACGATCGCCAGGTGCGCGTTATCGCCGTGGATTACGACAATCAGCAGGATCACTTCTCGCTGGATGAACCGATTCTCAGCCTGCCGGAGCCAATGTGGGCCAACTACGTGCGCGGCGTGGTGAAACATATGCAGCAGCGCTGCCCGGAAGTTGGCGGTGTGGACATGGTGATCAGTGGCGACGTGCCGCAGGGTGCCGGTCTGAGCTCCTCCGCCTCGCTGGAAGTGGCGGTGGGTACCGTTCTGCAACAGCTGTGGCACCTGCCGATTGACGGCGCGGCGGTGGCGGTGAATGGCCAGGAAGCGGAAAACCAGTTTGTCGGTTGTAACTGCGGCATCATGGATCAGCTGATCTCCGCGCTGGGCAAACAGGATCACGCGATGCTGCTCGACTGCCGCACGCTGGGTACGCGCCCGGTGCCAATGCCGGACAACGTTGCCGTGGTGATCATCAACACCAACTTCCGTCGCAGCCTGGTGGGCAGTGAATACAATACGCGTCGCCAGCAGTGCGAAACCGGTGCCCGCTTCTTCTCGCAGCCTGCGCTGCGCGACGTCGATATCAATCAGTTTAAAGCGGTGGAAAATGAGCTGGACGCCGACGTTGCCAAACGCGTGCGTCACGTGCTGACCGAGAACGCGCGCACGCTGGAAGCGGCCGACGCGCTGAGCAAAGGCGATCTGAAACGTATGGGCGAACTGATGGCGGAATCGCACGCCTCAATGCGCGACGATTTCGAAATCACCGTGCCGCCGGTGGATACGCTGGTTGAGATTGTGAAAGCGGAAATCGGCGATCGCGGCGGCGTGCGCATGACCGGCGGGGGTTTCGGCGGTTGTGTAGTGGCGCTGATGCCGGAAGAGCTGGTGGAAGGCGTGAAAGCTGCAGTGGCCGCACAGTATGAAGCGAAAACCGGCATCAAAGAGACCTTCTACGTCTGTAAAGCGTCAGCAGGAGCGGGCCAATGCTAA
- the modB gene encoding molybdate ABC transporter permease subunit, which yields MMLSDVEWQAVALSLQVSLLAVACSLPLGILFAWILVRCQFPGKALLDSLIHLPLVLPPVVVGYLLLIALGRRGFIGSWLWDLFGISFAFSWRGAALASAVIAFPLMVRAIRLALEAVDVRLEQAARTLGAGRLRVFLTITLPLTLPGIIVGTVLAFARSLGEFGATITFVSNIPGETRTIPLAMYTLIETPGAEGAAARLCVIAIVLALASLLASEWLARWGRKRLGN from the coding sequence ATGATGCTTAGCGATGTTGAATGGCAGGCTGTTGCGCTCAGCCTGCAGGTTTCCCTGTTGGCGGTGGCCTGTAGCCTGCCGCTGGGGATTCTGTTCGCCTGGATTCTGGTGCGCTGCCAGTTTCCGGGCAAGGCGCTGCTCGACAGCCTGATTCACCTGCCGCTGGTGCTGCCACCGGTGGTGGTGGGGTATTTGCTGCTGATCGCGCTGGGCAGGCGCGGATTTATCGGCAGCTGGCTGTGGGATCTGTTTGGTATCAGCTTTGCCTTTAGCTGGCGCGGCGCGGCGCTGGCCTCGGCGGTGATCGCCTTTCCGCTGATGGTACGCGCCATTCGCCTGGCGCTGGAAGCGGTGGATGTGCGGCTTGAGCAGGCGGCGCGCACGCTGGGCGCCGGACGGCTGCGGGTTTTCCTTACCATTACCTTGCCGCTGACCCTGCCGGGCATTATTGTCGGCACGGTGCTCGCCTTTGCCCGTTCGCTGGGCGAATTTGGCGCCACTATTACCTTTGTTTCCAATATTCCCGGCGAGACGCGCACCATTCCGCTGGCGATGTACACGCTGATTGAAACGCCAGGCGCCGAGGGCGCGGCGGCGCGGCTCTGTGTGATTGCCATCGTGCTGGCGCTGGCCTCGCTGCTGGCCTCTGAATGGCTGGCCCGCTGGGGCCGCAAGCGGTTGGGAAATTAA
- the galT gene encoding galactose-1-phosphate uridylyltransferase, whose amino-acid sequence MEKFNPVDHPHRRYNPLSDQWVLVSPHRAKRPWQGAQETPSQNQLPTHDPDCFLCPGNTRVTGDTNPQYSGTYVFTNDFAALMTDTPDAPQSSDPLMRCESARGTSRVICFSPDHSKTLPELTLSALAEVVRTWQEQTAELGQHYPWVQVFENKGAAMGCSNPHPHGQVWANSFLPNEAQREDDLQRAYFAQHNSPMLVDYAARELADGSRTVVETDHWLAVVPWWAAWPFETILLPKSHILRLTDLTAEQRTDLALALKKLTSRYDNLFQCSFPYSMGWHGAPFNGEENEHWQLHAHFYPPLLRSATVRKFMVGYEMLAETQRDLTAEQAAERLRSVSDLHFREA is encoded by the coding sequence ATGGAAAAATTTAATCCGGTCGATCATCCGCATCGCCGTTATAACCCGTTATCTGACCAGTGGGTGCTGGTCTCTCCGCACCGCGCCAAACGTCCGTGGCAGGGTGCTCAGGAAACGCCGTCGCAGAATCAGCTGCCAACGCACGATCCTGACTGCTTCCTCTGTCCGGGCAATACCCGCGTCACCGGTGACACCAATCCGCAGTACAGCGGCACCTACGTGTTTACCAATGATTTTGCCGCGCTGATGACCGATACGCCGGATGCGCCACAGAGCAGCGATCCGCTGATGCGTTGTGAAAGCGCACGTGGTACCAGCCGCGTAATCTGCTTTTCGCCGGATCACAGCAAAACCCTGCCGGAACTGACGCTGAGCGCGCTGGCTGAAGTGGTGCGCACCTGGCAGGAGCAGACCGCCGAACTGGGTCAGCACTATCCCTGGGTGCAGGTATTTGAAAACAAAGGCGCCGCGATGGGCTGTTCCAATCCCCATCCACACGGCCAGGTGTGGGCGAACAGCTTCCTGCCTAACGAAGCGCAGCGTGAAGACGATCTGCAGCGGGCCTATTTTGCCCAACACAACAGCCCAATGCTGGTGGATTATGCCGCGCGCGAGCTGGCCGACGGCAGCCGCACCGTGGTGGAAACCGATCACTGGCTGGCCGTGGTGCCGTGGTGGGCGGCGTGGCCGTTTGAAACCATTCTGCTGCCGAAAAGCCACATTCTGCGCCTGACCGATCTCACCGCTGAGCAGCGCACCGATCTGGCGCTGGCGCTGAAAAAGCTGACCAGCCGCTACGACAACCTGTTCCAGTGTTCATTCCCCTACTCCATGGGCTGGCACGGCGCGCCCTTCAACGGCGAAGAGAACGAGCACTGGCAGCTGCATGCCCATTTCTATCCGCCGCTGCTGCGTTCAGCAACGGTGCGTAAATTTATGGTTGGCTATGAAATGCTGGCCGAAACCCAACGTGATTTAACGGCGGAGCAGGCAGCTGAGCGCCTGCGTTCCGTCAGCGATCTGCACTTCCGCGAGGCCTGA
- a CDS encoding kinase inhibitor: MNLFSQDFNDGDTLPENHVFNGMGYKGRNLSPHLAWDKVPAGTKSFVVTCYDPDAPTGSGWWHWVVANLPGSATMLPQGAGSGSAELPAGAVECRTDFGKPGYGGAAPPPGERHRYIFSVHALDIDRIDVDERASGAMVGFNVHFHALASATLTAYYL, encoded by the coding sequence ATGAACCTGTTCAGTCAGGATTTTAACGATGGTGACACCCTGCCGGAAAACCACGTGTTTAACGGTATGGGCTATAAGGGCCGCAATCTTTCGCCCCACCTCGCCTGGGATAAGGTGCCTGCGGGCACCAAAAGTTTTGTTGTGACCTGCTACGATCCCGATGCGCCAACTGGTTCAGGCTGGTGGCACTGGGTGGTGGCGAACCTGCCCGGCAGCGCGACGATGCTGCCGCAGGGCGCAGGTTCAGGCAGCGCCGAGCTGCCTGCCGGTGCGGTGGAATGCCGCACCGACTTCGGTAAACCGGGCTATGGTGGCGCAGCGCCGCCGCCGGGCGAACGCCATCGTTATATCTTCAGCGTACACGCGCTGGATATCGACAGAATTGATGTCGATGAGCGCGCAAGCGGCGCCATGGTGGGCTTCAACGTGCATTTCCATGCGTTAGCCAGCGCCACGCTTACCGCGTACTACCTCTGA
- a CDS encoding pyridoxal phosphatase: MSYRVIALDLDGTLLTPNKTILDASLQALAAAQQAGVKVIIVTGRHHCAIHPFYQALQLDTPAICCNGTYLYDYQAKKVLAADPLGKPEALQVIDKLAQNAIHGLLYVDDAMLYQTATGHVTRTLNWAQSLPEAQRPNFIQVPDLAQAAREATAIWKFALSHPDTRALQQFADSVEAELGLACEWSWHDQVDIAQRGNSKGRRLAQWVESIGLQMSDVIAFGDNYNDLSMLENVGLGVAMGNADAAIQARAKRVIGTNLEPGIAEMLYQEVL; this comes from the coding sequence ATGAGTTACCGCGTTATTGCGCTCGATCTGGACGGCACCCTCCTCACTCCCAACAAAACCATCCTTGACGCTTCGCTGCAGGCGCTGGCCGCCGCGCAGCAGGCTGGCGTGAAGGTGATCATTGTGACCGGACGTCACCATTGTGCTATTCACCCTTTTTATCAGGCGCTGCAGCTGGATACACCTGCTATCTGCTGTAACGGCACCTATTTGTATGATTATCAGGCGAAAAAGGTGCTGGCGGCCGATCCGCTCGGCAAGCCCGAGGCGTTGCAGGTGATCGACAAGCTGGCGCAGAACGCGATTCATGGCCTGCTCTACGTCGATGACGCCATGCTGTATCAAACCGCCACCGGCCATGTGACGCGCACCCTGAACTGGGCGCAGTCGCTGCCGGAAGCGCAACGGCCGAACTTTATACAGGTGCCGGATCTGGCGCAGGCAGCGCGGGAAGCCACGGCTATCTGGAAGTTTGCGCTCTCCCATCCTGATACGCGGGCGCTGCAACAGTTCGCCGATAGCGTGGAAGCTGAGCTGGGTCTCGCCTGCGAATGGTCATGGCACGATCAGGTGGATATCGCCCAACGCGGCAACAGCAAAGGCCGCCGGCTGGCGCAGTGGGTGGAGTCCATAGGTTTGCAGATGAGCGACGTCATCGCCTTTGGCGATAACTACAACGATTTGAGCATGCTGGAAAATGTTGGCCTTGGCGTAGCAATGGGCAACGCCGACGCGGCAATTCAGGCGCGTGCCAAACGGGTGATCGGCACGAACCTGGAACCGGGTATTGCCGAGATGCTCTATCAGGAAGTGCTGTAA
- a CDS encoding type 1 glutamine amidotransferase domain-containing protein, protein MKILMILTSHGQLGDSGEKTGFWLEELAAPWYVFRDADIDVVLASPAGGKPPLDPKSTQPEAQSKITERFNNDEAAQQALANTHKLAEIDSSEFDAVFYPGGHGPLWDLAEDKHSIALIETFYANQKPVGTVCHAPGVLRHVRKPDGTPLVQGKRVTGFTNSEEKAVGLLDVVPFLVEDELKRLGGQFERTDDWGAFTLTDGHLVTGQNPGSSEVTAEALLKLLHQ, encoded by the coding sequence ATGAAAATTTTGATGATATTGACCTCGCATGGCCAGCTGGGCGACAGCGGCGAAAAAACCGGTTTCTGGCTGGAGGAGCTGGCCGCGCCGTGGTACGTATTCCGCGATGCGGATATCGATGTGGTGCTGGCCTCGCCCGCCGGTGGCAAACCGCCGCTCGATCCAAAAAGCACCCAGCCGGAAGCGCAGAGCAAGATTACCGAGCGTTTTAATAATGATGAAGCCGCACAGCAGGCGCTGGCTAACACCCATAAACTGGCTGAGATCGACAGCAGCGAATTTGATGCCGTGTTCTATCCGGGTGGCCACGGCCCGCTGTGGGATTTAGCCGAAGACAAACACAGCATTGCGCTGATCGAAACCTTTTATGCCAATCAGAAGCCAGTGGGCACTGTCTGCCATGCGCCGGGCGTTTTACGTCACGTTCGCAAACCTGACGGCACGCCGCTGGTGCAGGGAAAACGCGTAACTGGTTTTACCAACAGCGAAGAAAAAGCCGTGGGTCTGCTGGATGTGGTGCCGTTTTTGGTTGAAGATGAGCTCAAGCGGCTTGGCGGCCAGTTTGAACGCACCGATGACTGGGGTGCGTTTACCCTTACCGATGGTCATCTGGTCACCGGACAGAACCCGGGATCATCAGAAGTTACCGCCGAGGCGCTATTGAAGTTGCTCCATCAATAA
- the modF gene encoding molybdate ABC transporter ATP-binding protein ModF, translating to MATLQITQGTFRLSDTKILSLHDLTLQGGDAWAFVGSNASGKSSLARALSGELTAMHGEVRSDFQRPVRLSLEQLQQLVSEEWQRNNTDMVSEGEEDTGLLASEVIQAEVKDAARCEQLASLFGITSLLTRRFKYLSTGETRKTLLCQALMAQPDLLILDEPFDGLDQRSRENLAELLARLSEQGYTLVLVLNRFDDIPPFVQQVGVLAECTLTHVGAREAILAEALVAQLAHSEQLMGMTLPEADLTPLNALATETPRIVLRDGVVAYNDRPVLHQLSWQVNAGEHWQITGPNGAGKSTLLSLVTGDHPQGYSNDLTLFGVRRGSGETIWDIKQHIGYVSSSLHLDYRVSVSVRHVVLSGYFDSIGLYNAVSDRQVALSNQWLALLGMQTLGDAPFHSLSWGQQRLVLIARALVKHPTLLILDEPLQGLDPINRQLVRRFIDVLIGEGATQLLFVSHHAEDAPGCITHRLSFIAEGERYRYQQEKIR from the coding sequence ATGGCTACGTTGCAAATTACGCAAGGCACGTTTCGTCTTAGTGATACAAAAATCCTCTCTCTGCACGATCTCACCCTACAAGGCGGCGACGCCTGGGCCTTTGTTGGCAGCAATGCCAGTGGTAAATCCTCGCTGGCGCGAGCGCTTTCTGGTGAGCTGACCGCGATGCATGGCGAGGTGCGCAGCGATTTTCAGCGTCCGGTGCGTTTATCGCTGGAGCAGCTGCAACAGCTGGTCAGTGAAGAGTGGCAGCGTAATAACACCGATATGGTCAGCGAAGGCGAAGAGGATACCGGCCTGCTGGCATCTGAAGTTATTCAGGCGGAAGTAAAAGATGCAGCGCGCTGTGAGCAACTGGCCAGCCTGTTCGGCATTACGTCTCTGCTGACCAGACGCTTTAAATATCTTTCAACCGGCGAGACCCGCAAAACGCTGCTCTGTCAGGCGCTGATGGCGCAGCCCGACCTGCTGATTCTCGATGAGCCATTTGATGGCCTCGATCAGCGTTCGCGTGAAAATCTGGCTGAGCTACTGGCCAGGCTCAGCGAGCAGGGTTATACGCTGGTGCTGGTGCTTAACCGGTTCGATGATATTCCGCCGTTTGTGCAGCAGGTTGGCGTGCTGGCCGAATGCACCCTGACCCACGTTGGTGCGCGCGAGGCTATTCTGGCCGAAGCGCTGGTGGCGCAGCTGGCTCACAGTGAGCAGTTGATGGGCATGACCCTGCCGGAAGCGGATTTGACGCCACTTAATGCCCTCGCCACAGAGACGCCGCGCATCGTGTTGCGCGACGGCGTGGTGGCTTATAACGATCGTCCGGTGCTGCATCAGCTCAGCTGGCAGGTGAATGCCGGTGAGCACTGGCAGATTACCGGCCCCAATGGCGCCGGTAAATCCACCCTGCTGAGCCTGGTCACCGGCGATCATCCGCAGGGTTACAGCAACGACCTTACGCTGTTTGGCGTGCGTCGCGGCAGTGGCGAGACCATCTGGGATATCAAGCAGCACATCGGCTACGTCAGCAGCAGCCTGCATCTCGATTATCGGGTCAGCGTCAGCGTTCGCCATGTAGTGCTCTCCGGCTATTTTGATTCGATTGGCCTCTACAATGCGGTTTCCGATCGCCAGGTGGCGCTGAGTAATCAATGGCTGGCGCTGCTGGGCATGCAGACACTTGGCGATGCACCCTTTCACAGCCTGTCGTGGGGCCAACAGCGGCTGGTGCTGATTGCACGCGCGCTGGTAAAGCATCCAACGCTGCTGATTCTGGATGAACCGCTACAGGGACTGGATCCGATTAATCGCCAGCTGGTGCGCCGGTTTATCGACGTGCTGATTGGCGAAGGCGCCACGCAACTGCTGTTTGTCTCTCACCATGCGGAAGATGCGCCTGGTTGCATCACCCATCGTCTGAGCTTTATCGCAGAGGGTGAGCGCTACCGTTATCAGCAGGAGAAAATTCGCTGA
- the modE gene encoding molybdenum-dependent transcriptional regulator produces MQADISLIIRLRQKLFADPRRIALLQQIQHTGSISQGAKLAGISYKSAWDAINEMNQLADHTVVERATGGKGGGGATVTAWGQRLIQLFALLEQVQQKAFDVLQDDRLPLDSLLAAISRFSLQTSARNQLFGHVMQRDHQPVQQHIAVMLNDGVTVVNAAITEHSAERLQLQPGKEVLVLIKAPWIGVTTQPVEAENQLACTLTQIETGSSHSELLLTLPGGDVLCATLSNADVDREALRPGMQAIAYFAAEQVIIASLL; encoded by the coding sequence ATGCAGGCAGACATTTCTCTTATCATTCGGCTACGGCAGAAACTGTTTGCCGATCCGCGCCGCATCGCACTGTTGCAGCAGATTCAGCACACTGGCTCGATCAGCCAGGGCGCAAAACTGGCGGGCATCAGCTATAAAAGCGCCTGGGATGCGATCAATGAGATGAACCAGCTGGCGGATCACACGGTGGTTGAACGCGCGACCGGCGGCAAAGGCGGCGGCGGTGCCACGGTAACCGCCTGGGGCCAGCGGCTAATTCAGCTTTTTGCGCTACTGGAACAGGTGCAGCAAAAGGCGTTTGACGTGCTGCAGGACGATCGGCTGCCGCTCGACAGCCTGCTGGCGGCGATTTCCCGTTTTTCGCTGCAAACCAGCGCCCGCAATCAGCTGTTTGGTCACGTGATGCAGCGCGACCACCAGCCGGTGCAGCAGCATATCGCCGTGATGCTCAACGACGGCGTCACCGTGGTGAACGCGGCGATCACCGAGCACAGTGCCGAGCGGCTACAGCTGCAGCCTGGCAAAGAGGTGCTGGTGCTGATTAAGGCGCCGTGGATCGGCGTGACGACACAACCGGTTGAGGCGGAAAATCAGCTGGCCTGCACGCTGACGCAGATTGAAACCGGCAGCAGCCACAGCGAACTGTTGCTGACGCTACCTGGTGGCGATGTGCTGTGCGCCACGCTAAGCAACGCCGACGTCGACCGTGAAGCGCTGCGTCCCGGCATGCAGGCGATCGCGTATTTTGCCGCCGAGCAGGTGATTATCGCCTCGCTGCTGTAG
- the pgl gene encoding 6-phosphogluconolactonase, translated as MNQVVYIASPESQQIHAWQMDEQGALTLLQVVDVAGQVQPMIVSPDNAFLYVGARPDFRVIAFRIAQDGTLSEAGHAPLPGSPTHISTDRDGKFVFVGSYNDACVSVSPIGSDGVPQAPVQVVKDLAGCHSANIDAANQTLYVPALKQDRICLFSLAADGTLTPQSQPQVTTPEGAGPRHMTFHPNQQYAYCINELNSTVDVWQLRNAHGEMVCVQTLDMMPAGFSDTRWAADIHITPNGRHLYACDRTASVIAIFSVSDDGALLTLEGHQPTEQQPRGFNIDHTGRFLVATGQKSHHIQVYKISGEQGLLQPLARYAVGQGPMWVAIRPL; from the coding sequence ATGAACCAGGTCGTTTATATCGCCAGCCCGGAAAGCCAGCAGATTCATGCGTGGCAGATGGATGAGCAGGGTGCATTAACGCTATTGCAGGTGGTCGACGTTGCCGGTCAGGTACAGCCGATGATCGTCAGCCCGGATAATGCCTTTCTCTATGTGGGTGCACGACCCGATTTTCGTGTTATCGCCTTCCGCATTGCGCAGGATGGCACGCTGAGCGAAGCGGGCCATGCGCCACTGCCGGGCAGCCCGACGCACATCTCCACCGATCGCGACGGAAAGTTTGTCTTCGTGGGCTCCTATAACGATGCCTGCGTCAGTGTCAGCCCGATCGGCAGTGATGGCGTGCCGCAGGCACCCGTGCAGGTCGTTAAGGATCTGGCGGGCTGCCATTCGGCGAACATCGATGCGGCAAACCAGACGCTTTACGTCCCGGCATTGAAGCAGGATCGCATCTGCCTGTTTAGCCTCGCCGCCGATGGCACGCTGACGCCGCAGTCCCAGCCGCAGGTCACCACGCCAGAAGGCGCAGGTCCGCGTCACATGACCTTCCATCCTAATCAGCAATATGCTTACTGCATCAATGAGCTCAACAGCACCGTTGATGTCTGGCAGCTGCGTAATGCGCACGGTGAAATGGTCTGCGTGCAGACGCTGGATATGATGCCCGCAGGCTTCAGTGATACCCGCTGGGCGGCGGACATTCACATCACACCTAATGGCCGCCATCTGTACGCCTGCGATCGCACCGCCAGCGTCATTGCTATTTTCAGTGTCAGTGATGACGGGGCGCTGTTAACGCTGGAAGGCCATCAGCCAACAGAACAGCAGCCGCGCGGCTTTAACATCGACCATACCGGCCGCTTCCTGGTCGCCACCGGTCAGAAATCGCATCACATTCAGGTGTATAAAATCAGCGGCGAGCAGGGGCTGTTACAGCCGCTGGCGCGTTATGCCGTGGGGCAGGGTCCGATGTGGGTAGCCATTCGGCCGTTATAA
- the modC gene encoding molybdenum ABC transporter ATP-binding protein ModC translates to MLELHFSQRLGDHQLTLDVNLPASGITAIFGVSGAGKTSLINAIGGLTQPQQGYIRLNDRLLSDSEQRLFLPPEKRRVGYVFQDARLFPHYRVRGNLHYGMAASMKSQFDELVALLGIEPLLDRFPASLSGGEKQRVAIGRALLTAPDILLLDEPLASLDVPRKREVLPYLQQLARRVQTPMLYVSHSLDEILQLADNVLVLDQGRVKAWGPLEQVWASSAMRPWLPRADQSSVLRVQLLEQHASYAMTALALGDQVLWVSRIDAPPKTPLRIRINAADVSLVLQPPISSTIRNILPAQVLELIEIDDQVEVKLKTGNSELWARISPWARDELNIRVGLWLWAQIKSVSISA, encoded by the coding sequence ATGCTTGAACTGCATTTTTCACAACGGCTTGGCGATCATCAGCTGACGCTGGATGTCAATCTGCCCGCCAGCGGCATTACCGCAATTTTTGGCGTCTCCGGCGCCGGTAAAACCTCATTAATCAACGCTATCGGCGGCCTGACGCAGCCGCAACAGGGCTATATCCGGCTTAACGATCGTCTGCTGAGCGACAGCGAACAGCGGTTGTTTTTACCGCCGGAGAAGCGGCGCGTAGGTTATGTCTTTCAGGATGCCCGCCTTTTTCCCCATTATCGCGTGCGCGGCAACCTGCATTACGGCATGGCGGCCAGCATGAAGTCGCAGTTTGACGAGCTGGTGGCGCTGCTCGGTATCGAACCGTTGCTGGATCGTTTTCCCGCCTCGCTCTCCGGCGGCGAGAAGCAGCGGGTGGCGATCGGTCGGGCGCTGCTCACCGCGCCCGATATTCTGCTGCTGGATGAGCCGCTGGCGTCACTGGATGTGCCGCGCAAGCGTGAGGTGCTGCCGTATCTGCAGCAGCTGGCGCGCCGCGTACAGACGCCGATGCTCTACGTGTCCCACAGCCTCGACGAAATTTTGCAGCTGGCGGATAACGTGCTGGTGCTGGATCAGGGCAGGGTAAAAGCCTGGGGGCCGCTGGAACAGGTGTGGGCCAGCAGCGCAATGCGTCCCTGGCTACCGCGCGCCGATCAGAGCAGCGTGCTGCGCGTGCAACTGCTGGAGCAGCATGCCAGCTATGCGATGACCGCGCTGGCGCTGGGCGATCAGGTGCTGTGGGTCAGTCGCATTGATGCGCCGCCTAAAACGCCACTGCGCATTCGCATCAACGCGGCCGACGTCTCGCTGGTGCTTCAGCCGCCGATCAGCAGCACCATTCGCAATATTTTACCGGCTCAGGTGCTGGAGCTGATTGAGATAGACGATCAGGTCGAGGTGAAGCTGAAAACCGGCAACAGCGAGCTGTGGGCACGGATCTCGCCGTGGGCGCGCGACGAGCTCAATATCCGCGTCGGCCTGTGGCTCTGGGCGCAGATCAAAAGCGTGTCGATCAGCGCCTGA
- a CDS encoding AcrZ family multidrug efflux pump-associated protein, with protein MLELLKSLAVAVIMVPVVMAIMLGLIYGFGAFFNVISKFGHSKDHTAKNRS; from the coding sequence ATGCTGGAATTACTTAAAAGCCTGGCCGTCGCCGTCATTATGGTGCCGGTTGTGATGGCAATTATGCTTGGACTGATTTATGGCTTTGGCGCGTTCTTTAACGTCATTTCCAAGTTTGGTCATTCTAAAGATCACACTGCAAAAAACCGTTCGTAA